Proteins co-encoded in one Pseudomonadota bacterium genomic window:
- a CDS encoding PEP-CTERM sorting domain-containing protein, with amino-acid sequence MKRLAILLCATLVVISASGQAWATPMSGEYSITVTTTQIDTDTWNFVFEVSNINQQTVEKTGLDGFYIQIPKTALVTNVTAPGPYYGFPGYWDKFQSGSGSNYWAPEAQALDGYSWYGWWGQHPVSVYPANSTATFSIELDGVIPGINTGVAVTYWGFYTPPLKTVYTVDPHGYYSGYSSDFLMPMAAPVPEPCTILLFGTGLAGLALGRKRRKD; translated from the coding sequence ATGAAACGGTTAGCAATTCTTTTATGTGCGACGCTTGTGGTAATTTCCGCATCAGGGCAGGCATGGGCGACCCCCATGAGCGGCGAATACAGCATCACTGTGACCACGACCCAGATCGATACGGATACCTGGAACTTTGTCTTTGAGGTCAGCAACATCAACCAGCAGACCGTTGAGAAGACAGGTCTTGACGGATTTTACATCCAGATCCCAAAGACCGCGCTCGTTACCAATGTCACAGCGCCGGGTCCCTATTACGGCTTCCCTGGATACTGGGACAAGTTTCAATCTGGCAGCGGATCAAACTACTGGGCACCCGAGGCGCAGGCGCTTGACGGCTATTCCTGGTACGGCTGGTGGGGACAGCATCCCGTCTCAGTGTACCCAGCAAATTCCACTGCCACCTTCAGCATCGAACTCGACGGCGTTATCCCGGGGATCAATACCGGCGTTGCCGTAACCTACTGGGGGTTTTACACACCTCCCCTGAAAACGGTTTATACAGTGGATCCCCACGGCTACTACAGCGGATATTCCAGTGATTTCCTCATGCCCATGGCAGCACCGGTGCCTGAACCATGCACCATTCTTCTCTTTGGGACCGGACTCGCAGGGCTGGCGCTGGGCCGGAAACGTCGGAAGGACTGA
- a CDS encoding protein phosphatase CheZ produces the protein MEKGKPEINLEISAGFFRIPTENAIYNITVLGNEGSSVTRVVEKIVEHEQNSARGADFTGSASGDDFYKNISNDIYNDIGRLAKSLSSTIMEIPAEDRQGERAKLDDAGEKIEAAKDQLKDIVSMTEKATMEIMDQVEMVHEETDAVKDLLSILKDHKAFSATEASVGFEDETGKETISFSEKISQVRGALEKAGSLLEEINLLGDGGISAESVSEVPQKTRYLFQLDPVFQTIYELCTNETVKGHISAARGRANEIFDYDRFVDAISPKVESLPEEDGFLTVPLADVFGPLSEACKDKGTKNLLKKMDAGKGDIFLDQSLPLEMPETEIVGGRIETAAGESMVPDSRIDEIRSLLAESLTGLDEIPETSGSGTAGMAENLSVMTFEDQKEIFKKIENAFNGVTNISNLVFRITEVLSFQDLSGQQIMKIIKLLSDFQIQLLAIVVSFGTQLKSKEKKPDISHEESKQLAQEEVDTYLGKVGGAKEPGAPLDQDTVNKMLEEMGF, from the coding sequence GCAGTGTGACACGGGTAGTTGAAAAGATTGTTGAGCACGAGCAGAATTCCGCACGCGGGGCGGATTTCACCGGGAGCGCATCCGGGGATGATTTTTATAAAAATATATCCAATGATATTTATAATGACATCGGCAGGCTTGCCAAGAGTCTTTCGTCTACGATAATGGAGATTCCGGCAGAGGACCGGCAGGGTGAAAGGGCAAAACTTGATGATGCCGGCGAAAAGATCGAGGCAGCCAAGGACCAGCTCAAGGATATTGTTTCGATGACCGAAAAAGCCACCATGGAGATCATGGACCAGGTGGAAATGGTGCATGAGGAAACCGATGCCGTCAAGGACTTGCTTTCCATATTAAAGGATCATAAGGCTTTCAGCGCCACAGAAGCCTCGGTGGGTTTTGAGGATGAAACCGGAAAGGAAACAATTTCTTTTTCAGAAAAAATAAGCCAGGTTCGCGGGGCCCTGGAAAAGGCGGGCAGTTTATTGGAGGAAATCAACCTGCTCGGCGATGGGGGAATTTCTGCGGAGAGCGTTTCTGAAGTGCCGCAGAAAACCAGGTACCTGTTTCAGCTTGATCCGGTTTTTCAGACGATTTATGAGCTCTGCACCAATGAAACGGTGAAAGGGCATATCAGCGCGGCCCGGGGAAGGGCTAATGAAATTTTCGACTATGACCGATTTGTTGATGCCATCAGTCCTAAAGTGGAAAGCCTGCCTGAAGAGGATGGGTTTCTGACCGTGCCCCTGGCGGATGTTTTCGGGCCTTTGTCTGAAGCATGCAAGGATAAGGGAACAAAGAACCTCTTAAAGAAGATGGATGCGGGAAAAGGCGATATTTTCCTTGATCAGAGTCTGCCCCTTGAAATGCCTGAAACGGAGATTGTCGGCGGCAGAATAGAAACGGCTGCAGGGGAAAGTATGGTTCCGGATTCGCGAATCGACGAGATACGCTCATTGCTTGCGGAAAGTCTTACAGGCCTTGATGAGATACCCGAAACAAGCGGCTCCGGTACAGCAGGAATGGCTGAAAATTTGAGCGTGATGACCTTTGAAGACCAGAAAGAGATTTTTAAGAAGATTGAAAATGCCTTCAACGGGGTCACCAATATCAGCAATCTTGTGTTCAGGATCACCGAGGTCTTGAGTTTCCAGGACCTTTCCGGGCAGCAGATAATGAAGATTATCAAACTGCTCAGTGATTTCCAGATCCAGTTGCTGGCAATTGTCGTATCTTTCGGCACGCAGCTCAAGAGTAAGGAGAAGAAGCCTGATATCTCTCACGAAGAAAGCAAGCAACTTGCTCAGGAAGAGGTTGATACTTATCTCGGCAAAGTCGGAGGCGCTAAAGAACCGGGCGCCCCGTTGGATCAGGATACGGTCAATAAAATGCTTGAGGAAATGGGGTTTTAA